Proteins from a genomic interval of Lonchura striata isolate bLonStr1 chromosome 21, bLonStr1.mat, whole genome shotgun sequence:
- the DHPS gene encoding deoxyhypusine synthase isoform X1, with protein sequence MAAPGEAPGEAPGEALRAVLRPSGALPAEALPVRGYDFSGGADHAALLRSFRTTGFQATSFAQAVAEIERMIAAKLEPLSAEQRERAAMAGPRPPSGCTIFLGFTSNLVSSGVRESIRYLVQHGMVDVLVTTAGGVEEDLIKCLAPTYIGDFQLRGRDLRHNGINRIGNLLVPNDNYCKFEDWLMPILETMVDEQDTQGVRWTPSRMIARLGKEINNPDSICYWAQKNNIPVLSPALTDGSLGDMIFFHSYKRPGLVLDIVEDLRLINTQAIFARKTGMIILGGGLVKHHIANANLMRNGADFSVYVNTAQEFDGSDSGARPDEAVSWGKIRVDATPVKVYADASLVFPLLVAETFARSADAFGGPAATPEA encoded by the exons ATGGCGGCACCGGGAGAGGCACCGGGAGAGGCGCCGGGAGAGGCGCTCCGGGCCGTGCTGCGGCCCAGCGGGGCTCTCCCGGCCGAGGCTCTCCCGGTGCGCGGCTACGACTTCTCGGGAGGCGCGGACCACGCGGCGCTGCTCCGCTCCTTCCGCACCACCGGCTTCCAGGCCACGAGCTTCGCGCAGGCGGTGGCGGAGATCGAGCGGATG ATCGCGGCCAAGCTGGAGCCGCTGAGCGCGGAGCAGCGGGAGCGAGCGGCCATggccgggccgcggccgcccTCGGGCTGCACCATCTTCCTGGGCTTCACCTCGAACCTGGTCAGCTCCGGCGTCAGGGAGAGCATCCGCTACCTGGTGCAGCACGGCATG GTGGACGTGCTGGTGACCACGGCCGGGGGGGTGGAGGAGGACCTGATCAAGTGCCTGGCGCCCACCTACATCGGGGACTTCCAGCTGCGGGGCCGGGACCTGCGGCACAACGGCATCAACAG GATCGGGAACCTGCTGGTGCCCAACGATAACTACTGCAAGTTCGAGGACTGGCTGATGCCCATCCTGGAGACGATGGTGGACGAGCAGGACACGCAG GGCGTGCGGTGGACGCCGTCCCGGATGATCGCCCGGCTGGGCAAGGAGATCAACAACCCCGACTCCATCTGCTACTGGGCCCAGAAG AACAACATCCCGGTGCTGAGCCCGGCGCTCACCGACGGCTCCCTGGGCGACATGATCTTCTTCCACTCCTACAAACGCCCGGGGCTCGTGCTGGACATCGTGGAGG ACCTGCGCCTCATCAACACCCAGGCCATCTTCGCCCGCAAAACCGGCATGATCATCCTGGGCGGGGGTCTGGTCAAGCACCACATCGCCAACGCCAACCTCATG AGGAACGGCGCCGATTTCTCCGTCTACGTCAACACGGCGCAAGAGTTCGACGGCTCCGACTCGGGCGCGCGGCCGGACGAGGCCGTGTCCTGGGGCAAGATCCGCGTGGACGCCACGCCCGTCAAG GTCTACGCCGACGCCTCGCTCGTGTTCCCGCTGCTCGTGGCCGAGACGTTCGCGCGGAGCGCCGACGCTTTCGGGGGGCCGGCGGCGACCCCCGAGGCGTGA
- the WDR83 gene encoding WD repeat domain-containing protein 83 gives MAFPKPRPARAELPRQRVQSLQCGQGAVRAARFNADGNYCLTCGSDKTLKLWNPHKGTALRTYQGHGYEVLDAAGSFDNSQICSGGADKAVALWDVTTGQVVRKYRGHAGKVNCVQFNEESTVIVSGSIDSSVRCWDCRSRRPDPVQVLDEAKDGISSVKLSAHEILTGSVDGRVRRYDLRAGQLCSDYLGSPVTSVCFSKDGQCVLAASLDSTLRLLDKDTGELLGEYTGHRSTAYRLDCVLNELDTHVGCASEDGRVYFWDLLEGSLALSLPVGRAVVQSLAFHPRLPCVLAATQGRVTLWREESFQPGGDAEP, from the exons ATGGCGTTCCCGAAGCCGCGGCCGGCCCGGGCCGAGCTGCCCCGGCAGCGGGTGCAGAGCCTGCAGTGCGGGCAGGGAGCCGTGCGGGCCGCCCGCTTCAACG CGGACGGCAATTACTGCCTGACGTGCGGCAGCGACAAGACGCTGAAGCTCTGGAACCCGCACAAGGGCACGGCCCTGCGCACCTACCAAGGCCACGGCTACGAGGTGCTGGACGCCGCGGG CTCCTTCGACAACAGCCAGATCTGCTCCGGCGGCGCCGACAAAGCCGTGGCGCTCTGGGACGTCACCACCGGGCAGGTGGTCCGCAAGTACCGGGGACACGCCGGG AAGGTGAACTGCGTCCAGTTCAACGAGGAGTCCACCGTCATTGTGTCCG GCTCCATCGACTCCTCGGTGCGCTGCTGGGactgccgctcccgccgccccgaCCCCGTGCAGGTGCTGGACGAGGCCAAGGACGGCATCTCCAGCGTGAAGCTCTCAGCCCACGAGATCCTGACGGG CTCGGTGGACGGGCGGGTCCGGCGTTACGACCTCCGCGCGGGGCAGCTCTGCTCCGACTACCTGGGCA GCCCCGTCACCAGCGTGTGCTTCAGCAAGGACGGGCAGTGCGTGCTGGCCGCCAGCCTGGACTCCACGCTGCGGCTGCTGGACAAGGACaccggggagctgctgggcga GTACACGGGCCACCGCAGCACCGCGTACAGGCTGGACTGCGTCCTCAACGAGCTGGACACGCACGTGGGCTGCGCCTCCGAGGACGGCCGCGTTTACTTCTGGGACCTGCTGGAG ggctCGCTGGCGCTCAGCCTGCCCGTGGGCCGCGCCGTGGTGCAGTCGCTGGCCTTCCACCCGCGCCTGCCCTGCGTGCTGGCGGCCACGCAGGGCCGGGTGACGCTGTGGCGAGAGGAGAGCTTCCAGCCCGGCGGGGACGCCGAGCCCTGA
- the MCOLN1 gene encoding mucolipin-1: MAAASETERLLSRGPGYGTAEAAPVPGAEQEEEEQEEEEELRRRLKYFFMSPCDKYRARGRRPVKLALQLAKIVLVTVQLILFGLSNQLVVAFKEDNTVAFKHLFLKGYEDGTDDTQAIYTRGDLLEHLDFVLEKYLAVPNETLGRYAYGGTGSGAGLRLCQRFFRRGDIDPGNDTFDIDPSVVTECLGVHPGDPRPPALDGTDGNFTLQFHRLINVTVEFQLKAINIQTLLNHEIPDCYTFSVTVTFDNSAHSGRVRIRLDTHAAIRECHHPSLPGRGDTPLRLSFDVLVTAVCALSLVLCARSIARGLLLMREFSRFLRRRRGLAVSLSDRLEFLNGWYLLLVTSDLLTVLGTVLKIGIEAKNFSGYDVCSILLGTSTLLVWVGVIRYLTFFQKYNILIVTLRVALPNVMRFCCCVAVIYLGYCFCGWIVLGPHHVKFRSLSMVSECLFSLVNGDDMFATFAALRPSGALVWLFSQVYLYSFSALFIYMVLSLFIALITGSYDTIKNQSEGDTAVSQLQAFIAQCRDSPGSGKFRRGSAASCPTICCCPRAPAQDNALLVN; the protein is encoded by the exons ATGGCGGCGGCGTCCG AGACCGAGCGGCTGCTGAGCCGCGGCCCCGGGTACGGCACGGCCGAGGCGGCGCCGGTCCCGGGagcggagcaggaggaggaggagcaggaggaggaggaggagctgcggcGCCGCCTCAAGTATTTCTTCATGAGCCCCTGCGACAAGTACCGCGCCCGCGGCAGGCGGCCCGTGAAGCTCGCGCTGCAGCTGGCCAAGATCGTCCTGGTCACCGTGCAG CTGATCCTGTTCGGGCTCAGCAACCAGCTGGTGGTGGCCTTCAAGGAGGACAACACGGTGGCCTTCAAGCACCTGTTCCTCAAGGGCTACGAGGACGGCACCGATGACACCCAGGCCATCTACACCCGCGGGGACCTCCTGGAGCACCTGGACTTCGTCCTTGAGAAG TACCTGGCTGTCCCCAACGAGACCCTGGGCCGCTACGCCTACGGTGGCACCGGGAGTggcgccgggctccggctgTGCCAGCGCTTCTTCCGCAGGGGGGACATCGACCCCGGCAACGACACCTTTGACATCGACCCCAGCGTGGTCACCG AATGTCTGGGGGTGCACCCCGGGGACCCCCGGCCGCCGGCGCTGGACGGCACCGACGGCAACTTCACCCTCCAGTTCCACAG GCTGATCAATGTCACCGTGGAGTTCCAGCTCAAAGCCATCAACATCCAAACGCTGCTGAACCATGAGATCCCCGACTGCTACACCTTCAGTGTCACC GTCACGTTTGACAACAGCGCCCACAGCGGGCGGGTGCGGATCCGCCTGGACACCCACGCGGCCATCCGGGAGTGCCACCACCCCTCGCTGCCCGGCAGAG GTGACACCCCGCTGCGCCTGTCCTTCGACGTGCTGGTGACGGCCGTGTGCGCCCTGTCCCTGGTGCTCTGCGCCCGCTCCATCGCCCGCGGGCTGCTCCTGATGAGG GAGTTCAGCCGCTTcctgcgccgccgccgcggcctgGCCGTGTCGCTGTCGGACCGGCTGGAGTTCCTCAACGGGTGGTACCTGCTGCTGGTCACCAGCGACCTCCTCACCGTGCTGGGCACCGTGCTCAAGATCGGCATCGAGGCCAAG AACTTCTCGGGGTACGACGTGTGCAGCATCCTGCTGGGCACCTCGACGCTGCTGGTGTGGGTCGGCGTCATCCGCTACCTGACCTTCTTCCAGAAGTACAAC ATCCTGATCGTGACGCTGCGCGTGGCGCTGCCCAACGTGATGCGCTTCTGCTGCTGCGTGGCCGTGATTTACCTGGGCTACTGCTTCTGCGGCTGGATCGTGCTGGGCCCGCACCACGTCAAG TTCCGCTCGCTGTCCATGGTGTCCGAGTGTCTCTTCTCGCTGGTCAATGGCGACGACATGTTCGCCACCTTCGCGGCGCTGCGGCCCAGCGGGGCGCTGGTGTGGCTCTTCAGCCAGGTGTACCTGTACTCCTTCAGCGCGCTCTTCATCTACATGGTGCTCAGCCTCTTCATCGCCCTCATCACCGGCTCCTACGACACCATCAAG aaCCAGTCCGAGGGTGACACCGCCGTGTCCCAGCTCCAGGCCTTCATCGCGCAGTgccgggacagccccggctcCGGAAAGTTccgccggggcagcgccgcctCCTGCCCCACCATCTGCTGCTGCCCCCG GGCCCCCGCGCAGGACAACGCGCTCCTGGTGAACTGa
- the DHPS gene encoding deoxyhypusine synthase isoform X2 codes for MVDVLVTTAGGVEEDLIKCLAPTYIGDFQLRGRDLRHNGINRIGNLLVPNDNYCKFEDWLMPILETMVDEQDTQGVRWTPSRMIARLGKEINNPDSICYWAQKNNIPVLSPALTDGSLGDMIFFHSYKRPGLVLDIVEDLRLINTQAIFARKTGMIILGGGLVKHHIANANLMRNGADFSVYVNTAQEFDGSDSGARPDEAVSWGKIRVDATPVKVYADASLVFPLLVAETFARSADAFGGPAATPEA; via the exons ATG GTGGACGTGCTGGTGACCACGGCCGGGGGGGTGGAGGAGGACCTGATCAAGTGCCTGGCGCCCACCTACATCGGGGACTTCCAGCTGCGGGGCCGGGACCTGCGGCACAACGGCATCAACAG GATCGGGAACCTGCTGGTGCCCAACGATAACTACTGCAAGTTCGAGGACTGGCTGATGCCCATCCTGGAGACGATGGTGGACGAGCAGGACACGCAG GGCGTGCGGTGGACGCCGTCCCGGATGATCGCCCGGCTGGGCAAGGAGATCAACAACCCCGACTCCATCTGCTACTGGGCCCAGAAG AACAACATCCCGGTGCTGAGCCCGGCGCTCACCGACGGCTCCCTGGGCGACATGATCTTCTTCCACTCCTACAAACGCCCGGGGCTCGTGCTGGACATCGTGGAGG ACCTGCGCCTCATCAACACCCAGGCCATCTTCGCCCGCAAAACCGGCATGATCATCCTGGGCGGGGGTCTGGTCAAGCACCACATCGCCAACGCCAACCTCATG AGGAACGGCGCCGATTTCTCCGTCTACGTCAACACGGCGCAAGAGTTCGACGGCTCCGACTCGGGCGCGCGGCCGGACGAGGCCGTGTCCTGGGGCAAGATCCGCGTGGACGCCACGCCCGTCAAG GTCTACGCCGACGCCTCGCTCGTGTTCCCGCTGCTCGTGGCCGAGACGTTCGCGCGGAGCGCCGACGCTTTCGGGGGGCCGGCGGCGACCCCCGAGGCGTGA
- the DHPS gene encoding deoxyhypusine synthase isoform X3 gives MPILETMVDEQDTQGVRWTPSRMIARLGKEINNPDSICYWAQKNNIPVLSPALTDGSLGDMIFFHSYKRPGLVLDIVEDLRLINTQAIFARKTGMIILGGGLVKHHIANANLMRNGADFSVYVNTAQEFDGSDSGARPDEAVSWGKIRVDATPVKVYADASLVFPLLVAETFARSADAFGGPAATPEA, from the exons ATGCCCATCCTGGAGACGATGGTGGACGAGCAGGACACGCAG GGCGTGCGGTGGACGCCGTCCCGGATGATCGCCCGGCTGGGCAAGGAGATCAACAACCCCGACTCCATCTGCTACTGGGCCCAGAAG AACAACATCCCGGTGCTGAGCCCGGCGCTCACCGACGGCTCCCTGGGCGACATGATCTTCTTCCACTCCTACAAACGCCCGGGGCTCGTGCTGGACATCGTGGAGG ACCTGCGCCTCATCAACACCCAGGCCATCTTCGCCCGCAAAACCGGCATGATCATCCTGGGCGGGGGTCTGGTCAAGCACCACATCGCCAACGCCAACCTCATG AGGAACGGCGCCGATTTCTCCGTCTACGTCAACACGGCGCAAGAGTTCGACGGCTCCGACTCGGGCGCGCGGCCGGACGAGGCCGTGTCCTGGGGCAAGATCCGCGTGGACGCCACGCCCGTCAAG GTCTACGCCGACGCCTCGCTCGTGTTCCCGCTGCTCGTGGCCGAGACGTTCGCGCGGAGCGCCGACGCTTTCGGGGGGCCGGCGGCGACCCCCGAGGCGTGA
- the WDR83OS gene encoding PAT complex subunit Asterix, translating to MADPRRPGKVARYKPPATESNPALEDPTPDYMNLLGMVFSMCGLMLKLKWCAWIAVYCSFISFANSRSSEDTKQMMSSFMLSISAVVMSYLQNPQPMSPPW from the exons atGGCGGACCCGCGGAGACCCGGCAAAGTGGCCAG GTACAAGCCCCCGGCCACCGAGAGCAACCCGGCGCTGGAGGACCCGACCCCCGACTACATGAacctgctggggatggtgttcAGCATGTGCGGGCTCATGCTCAAG CTCAAGTGGTGCGCCTGGATCGCCGTCTACTGCTCCTTCATCAGCTTCGCCAACTCGCGCAGCTCCGAGGACACCAAGCAGATGATGAGCAGCTTCAT GCTCTCCATCTCGGCCGTGGTCATGTCCTACCTGCAGAacccccagcccatgtccccgCCCTGGtga